One Novosphingobium sp. G106 DNA segment encodes these proteins:
- a CDS encoding diguanylate cyclase, producing MRLATITNWAYGATVALTLVSGTTMLLASGAQSDEREAVAQRYRLDQATENLDKDVERLTDHARQYLNTGDETYAILYKRDAASLRSIEERVGHIRDAGAKPQEIALLKDALHWADSLRDEQEAAIAAHQNGDEAKARQILFGGEYERELDRAGSMVERFQDQLDRRTDAEIAEATRLAQLWRTTSEIVLGITGLLFLCVLYFIFKRRVLRPVVRLSDVVNRLAAQDFAVEPPAYGEIDEIGDMAQAIRVFRENGLERQRLEEERNADREVRDLLSRMTQRMQGCDTLGDLREVVQRFVPEIAPELAGRLYLVDQTRNAVVESCSWLEPRHSTPEFSTLSCWALRRGLPHRPSGENVDVPCDHLDHVAGAIPDTLCLPLTAHRKTLGLLYFEPSPGTGRATPEVYLNMLAENVSLALANLRLRDTLRDMAMADPLTGLANRRQLDSMIGAQLAEAQRLGLPISCLMIDIDHFKRFNDAFGHEAGDAVLREVGAALKHATREQGHAFRYGGEEFLIVMPGIGAEQAAARAEDIRLQIGALVVPHHTGELGPVTASIGLATAPDHCPFDRLMQTADAAVYRAKALGRDRVVTATIRQDRTVA from the coding sequence ATGCGTTTGGCGACGATCACCAACTGGGCCTATGGCGCGACCGTCGCGCTGACTCTCGTTTCTGGCACGACGATGCTGCTGGCATCGGGCGCGCAAAGCGACGAACGGGAGGCGGTCGCCCAACGCTATCGCCTCGATCAGGCGACCGAGAACCTCGACAAGGATGTCGAGCGGCTGACCGATCATGCACGGCAATACCTGAACACCGGCGATGAAACCTACGCTATCCTCTACAAGCGCGACGCCGCTTCACTGCGGTCGATCGAGGAGCGCGTCGGCCATATCCGCGATGCCGGCGCCAAGCCGCAGGAGATTGCGCTGCTCAAGGATGCCCTGCACTGGGCGGATTCGCTGCGCGACGAGCAGGAAGCGGCGATCGCGGCGCACCAGAACGGCGACGAAGCCAAGGCCCGCCAGATCCTGTTCGGCGGCGAGTACGAGCGCGAACTCGACCGCGCCGGCTCGATGGTCGAGCGCTTCCAGGATCAGCTCGACAGGCGCACCGATGCCGAGATAGCCGAAGCCACCCGGCTGGCGCAGCTCTGGCGGACGACCTCCGAGATCGTGCTCGGCATCACCGGCCTGCTGTTCCTCTGCGTGCTCTACTTCATCTTCAAGCGCCGCGTGCTGCGGCCGGTGGTCCGGCTCAGCGACGTGGTCAATCGCCTCGCCGCGCAGGATTTCGCAGTCGAACCGCCGGCCTATGGCGAGATCGACGAGATCGGCGACATGGCCCAGGCGATCCGCGTGTTCCGCGAGAACGGCCTGGAGCGCCAGCGGCTCGAAGAAGAACGCAACGCCGACCGCGAGGTCCGCGACCTGCTCTCGCGCATGACCCAGCGCATGCAGGGCTGCGACACCCTTGGCGACCTGCGCGAAGTGGTGCAGCGCTTCGTCCCCGAAATCGCGCCCGAACTGGCGGGCAGGCTCTATCTCGTCGACCAGACGCGCAATGCGGTGGTCGAGAGCTGCAGCTGGCTCGAGCCCCGGCATTCGACGCCGGAATTCTCGACGCTGTCGTGCTGGGCCCTGCGCCGCGGCCTTCCCCATCGCCCTTCGGGCGAAAATGTCGACGTCCCCTGCGATCATCTGGATCACGTCGCAGGCGCCATTCCCGACACGCTCTGCCTGCCGCTGACCGCGCACCGCAAGACGCTGGGCCTGCTCTATTTCGAACCAAGCCCCGGAACCGGACGCGCGACGCCCGAGGTCTATCTCAACATGCTGGCGGAGAACGTCAGCCTGGCCCTGGCCAACCTGCGCCTGCGCGACACGCTGCGCGACATGGCCATGGCCGACCCGCTCACCGGGCTCGCCAACCGGCGGCAGCTCGACAGCATGATCGGGGCGCAGCTTGCCGAGGCACAGCGGCTGGGCCTGCCGATCTCCTGCCTGATGATCGACATCGATCACTTCAAGCGCTTCAATGACGCCTTCGGCCACGAGGCCGGCGACGCCGTGCTGCGCGAGGTCGGAGCGGCGCTGAAGCACGCCACCCGCGAGCAAGGCCATGCCTTCCGCTATGGCGGCGAGGAGTTCCTGATCGTCATGCCCGGCATCGGCGCCGAGCAAGCCGCCGCGCGCGCCGAGGATATCCGCCTGCAGATCGGCGCCCTGGTGGTCCCGCATCATACCGGCGAACTGGGTCCGGTCACGGCGTCGATCGGCCTCGCCACCGCGCCCGATCATTGCCCCTTCGACCGCCTGATGCAGACGGCCGATGCGGCGGTCTACCGTGCCAAGGCGCTGGGTCGCGACCGCGTCGTCACGGCCACCATACGCCAGGATCGCACCGTAGCCTGA
- a CDS encoding PA0069 family radical SAM protein — MSPGPVIHGRGAQSGAVPTRFGLATREADGDWLDAREDIDGPGPKLRTTVTEEHSKTIVTFNKSPDIMFDRSINAYRGCEHGCIYCFARPTHAYHDLSPGIDFETKLFAKPDAARLLRETLAKRGYKPAPIAMGTNTDPYQPIEATYRITREILEICLEVRHPVTITTKSARVTRDIDLLAEMARHRLIAVGVSVTSLDPKLSGLLEPRASAPVKRLEALGQLAAAGVPAHVSIAPVIPSITDEFMEAILSEAAGRGVRSASWIMLRLPHEVAPLFREWLGVHYPDRAAKVMHIVQSIRDGRDNDPDFFSRMKPTGVWADLFRTRFRLACKRLDINRSKLELDISQFRRPSPHGQLDLL, encoded by the coding sequence CCCGTCATCCACGGCCGCGGCGCCCAATCGGGCGCGGTGCCCACCCGCTTCGGCCTGGCTACGCGCGAGGCGGACGGCGACTGGCTCGACGCGCGCGAGGATATCGACGGTCCCGGTCCCAAGCTGCGCACCACGGTCACCGAGGAACACTCCAAGACGATCGTCACCTTCAACAAGTCACCGGACATCATGTTCGACCGCTCGATCAACGCCTATCGCGGCTGCGAGCACGGCTGCATCTACTGCTTCGCCCGGCCGACCCACGCCTATCACGACCTTTCGCCCGGGATCGATTTCGAGACCAAGCTCTTCGCCAAGCCCGATGCTGCCAGGCTGCTGCGCGAGACCTTGGCCAAGCGCGGCTACAAGCCCGCACCGATCGCGATGGGCACCAATACCGATCCCTACCAGCCGATCGAGGCGACCTATCGGATCACGCGTGAAATCCTCGAAATCTGCCTGGAAGTGCGCCATCCGGTGACGATTACCACCAAGTCGGCGCGGGTCACGCGCGACATCGACCTGCTGGCCGAAATGGCCCGGCACAGGCTGATCGCGGTCGGCGTCTCGGTGACCAGCCTCGACCCGAAGCTGTCGGGCCTGCTCGAACCGCGTGCCTCGGCGCCGGTCAAGCGGCTCGAGGCTCTGGGCCAACTGGCCGCGGCGGGTGTCCCCGCCCATGTCTCGATCGCACCGGTGATCCCTTCGATCACCGACGAATTCATGGAAGCGATCCTCTCCGAGGCGGCAGGTCGCGGGGTACGCTCGGCCAGCTGGATCATGCTGCGCCTGCCGCACGAGGTGGCGCCGCTGTTCCGCGAATGGCTGGGCGTCCACTATCCGGATCGCGCCGCGAAGGTCATGCACATCGTCCAGTCGATCCGAGACGGGCGCGACAACGATCCCGATTTCTTCTCGCGGATGAAGCCCACCGGCGTCTGGGCAGACCTGTTCCGCACGCGCTTCCGCCTCGCCTGCAAGCGGCTGGATATCAACAGGTCGAAGCTCGAACTCGATATCAGCCAGTTTCGTCGGCCCTCGCCACATGGGCAGCTGGACCTGCTCTGA